The stretch of DNA GATAGGAAGTAATTGTTTCAAACTGGATGTGTACTCTGGCTCACTGTCGAGTCAAAACAAGTTGatttttttcattcataataCACAGCGCAGTAGACTTATCTCTCATTTAACTTTTATGGAGCCTTATATAGGGTTATATAAGTCAACAAACAGTGGTTTACACTGACACGTGCATTAATGGAGCTGCAGGCTACGATTTGAGATATAATGGAGAAATGAAATCCAAGCTTTTCTGTGCTTCGGTAGTGTAGCCGGTCTGGCTAAGCGTGCATATTAGTGCACGTGAGTCCCCGTTTGTGTTTGTGGGCCCCAGCCTCTGCTCATAAGGTGGTTACCGTTGATGTGATcaacactgcccccccccccaagtttAACATTGTTAACTCTGACACCAGTGTTGCATTTGTTTGTACTGCTTgttctgttagcactgttagctacAAGCTGCTGGCTCagtcgtcgccatgttgagaggaAATCCCAGTCAATACTCTCCGAATTTAGAATTTAACACCTTTAAGGTACGAAAGAGGAATCCAACCAAAATTAAATGTGATGTAATAACCACTGGGGTTATTTCATGGTTCATTGATTGCATTATCTATCATCATTATACAGATCTATTGAAGAATTCAGTCTCACTTTACAAAAAGTCTTCTTTCAGTCCTAATAGGAATGCACTTGGAGGGGATAGAGCCAAACAAGGTCTCTGCTAGAACAACTTAACATCCATCCAATAAACCAAGTATGAGGAAACCATTAAGAATGTTATGAAACTATAGAAGTGCATGTAGGCTTAGTAGCAACAGTACAACTGTCATGGCTCCGGGACATGCCGGtgattaaaaatgtgtttgcttttAAAGGGAGTTGTCACAAACGGAAGGAAATTGTCcttcttaaaaaaacatccatcttCTTGGAGACACCGACATTAGAATGGAGAACTGAGATCACTGATCCCATTATGACTGAATCTACCGGTATATCTCTTTACCCAAGTGTTTGCTGTTTTAAGTTAAAGCAATGTGGACAGCAGACATTGGGCGTAATCAAGACGGTTGCATTTCTCCATCTTGTAATATAAAAACATCCAAGGTTATTGAAAAAGGTGGAAAAATAAACATACCCCATGTTAAACACCTTCCCAATTGTCCATGCATTTTTGTCACATTGTCTCCAGGGCATTGCAATCAAAAGCCATCATTTTGGAGCGGCTTTATGAAATTCATTATATAAAGTGTTCCTATAAGAATAAATAAGTCCATAGTaggaaaaaataattgaaaCCCATAATCCATTACTGAACTGTGAATCAACCTCATACTGCTACTTGGTGAAGCTGGAGTTCATTAACGACTAGCAGAGACTTGGTTATAGAGTTTGATATCATGTGAAAGTGATGCTTGAGACCCAGATTGGACGAGAATTCCCCgatatacaatttaaatattaaacaaccattaaaaatgtattagcCATACCCACTCTTAAATCATACAACCAATCAGTCTAATATTGCAACAATTACATGAAATTATACAGAGGAACGGCGGGCTTGTGGCAAAGAAAACCTTCATCCCGACAGGAAGCAGTCTTCCAAAGGGAATGACGACGCGTAATCCTGCTTTAACAAACACATCCTCAGGGGACTTCAGGAGTCTGGCAGCAAATtcataaaaaacaactttaaagaaCACTAGCGTAAAGCCTCCTGTGGACAGGTGTTGTAAATTAGCGTTTCGCTACAAGCGCTTAACACAGTGCATCTAGTTATTGTGCAAATTCTAATGCCACTGTGATGTCCATATCAGTCAAGTCAAGGTAATCCACATCCTATCTCTAACTGCATGGTTTGACCTAGATAGGAGGAATGagccattttaaaaaggaatactGAGACGTCTTCACGAAGCTGGTCAGAGCTACCGCAGCAGATGGACTTCAGGTCAAGTCGTGCAGTTTATTGATACGAGGGAGTCGGAAGAACACAGTGACAGAAGCTCATCCATACGGCTGAATCAAAAGTTGGCATTTACACATGTTCGACAGTAAAGTGTACCCACGCCTGTCAGGTACCTTCTGCAAATGTCAACATATGCATCTATGTATACAACAATGTGCACACTGGTGGagaaaataattcaaaaagGGTAATTTGCAGAAGTCCTTATCAAAAGTTGTATGTTCAATTTGAAATTAGACGCAACGATGCCGATGCCACTGCCGACCTATTGGCCCCTCTGGCCCAGTCTCTTTGTGTAAGACTCCCAGCCTGACTTTCTGTACGACTCGGCAGCTTTCAGCCTATCAGGGGCCTCCAGGATACCCCGACCGACGATGATGACATCAGAGCCTTTGCTGTAGACGACTTCCTCTGGGGTGGAGTACTGCTGGCCCAACCCATCACCTGTAAGAGAGGGTGAAATGGGTGAGGAGGGTAGACCGAGAAAGGGGAACTTGTTGAGAAGTAAGAGGACTACTGATAGGTGCCCAGGAATAATGTCATATACTATAGCTCCACCTTGTGTTAAAGAGGAGCCACAACACCAAAAATAAAGTGAGTTGAAAGTCATCAAACTATTGGAAAGACAGTTTTGATGTTAATTACATTAAAACTAGGCGATGCATGCGAGAGtaaaaatgaaggaaaatatatatttctaggGGACGACAATAGCATCATAAACTAAAAGAACTTTTGTAATTTAGAGAATACTTAAAAATCACGACCTATTCCTACAATGTTCATTACAACAATTTACCTCTGGCCTGCATCTGCACCCCAGGGGTCATGTGAATGAACTCTGGCCTCTTGGTGATCTTAGAGCCACAGATAAACCCAATCACAAAGTCTGACTGCTCCTCTGCCATCGTCAGCTGGAAAGAGAACAGGTAACGGAGATCAACTGTAAACTCAAACAATGAACTGTAGTGTgacactcactctttcactgtTGAGGTGGGTTTTGCAAAACTGAAATAGAACAGCTAGTATCTCACCATGTCAAGCTAATATttgacacatatatatatatatatatatatatatacacatacatatatgtgtgtgtgtgtgtatgtatgtatgtatgtatgtatgtatgtatgtatatatagataggagtaaacaaagacaatagatagatagataggagTAAACAAAGACAATGCAGACATGCTTACCACAGCCTGTGTGTATTCACCAGTAGCCAGCGACCCCTGGGAGCTCATTTGTGCTATGAGCAAACAGCCTCGGCCTAGAGGCTTTCCTACAGCACTCAGGCCCTTCACAACCCCGGGCCCCGGCACTGCATGGGCATTCACTATGTGGGACCAAGATGAGATCTGGTACAACCCACCTGGGGAAAAGGATGACGATGctcaaaatacaaacaaagcagTTTCTCAAATGTCGGGTGCATTTCATACGTGATCTTAATATCCTCTCACCTTCATACTGACGCTTGACTGTGTTTCCAATGTCGGCAAACTTGCGATCTTCGAAGATGAGGAAGTTGTGTTTCTCGGCCAACGCCTGCAGTTTCTGGCCGAAGGCCACTGTGTAGTCCTGTTGGCAGATGCAAGAACAGCATTCAGTTAATGGTCCTGACCGCGTTGTTTTTGGCAAACATGAACCGGTTCCACTCCGACCTTCAGGATGTCTACGTGGGTCTTCAGCATGCAGATGGTGGGACCAAGAGAGTCCGCCAGGCGAAGGAGCTCCTCGCTGCTCGTCACATCAGCGGACACGCAGAGGTTTGACCGCTTCTCCTCCATGGTCTTCAGCAGCGTGGACGCCAGAGGGTGAACGTCTGCAGACACAGGAGGGCGGGAGATGCTGGGTGAAGAGCTTCACCTAACAAATGCAATATTCACCCCGTAGAACAACAGCGCCTCTGACCAAAGTAATGGGTTAGAAACGAAGAACAACATTTAGAAATGCTTTGGACTAAAACGCTCAAATCATACCACTGGGCCACGAGAGGGGAAAGTATTGGTGTGaagtcttttaaaaacacattacagtACTAGGAAGTCGGAAGACTACATACTTGGTAGTTTGGCTCTGTCTGCGTAGCTCAGCTCAACGTTCTTCTCCACGCACGCCTTCTTGGTGGCAGGGACCCCATTTCCATTATCATCCTTCCTTCTGAAAGAGGAAAGTTGCAGTGAtactatgcacacacacacacacacacacacacacacacacacacacacacacacacacacacacacacacacacacacacacacacacacacacacacacacacacacacacacacacacacacacacacacacacacacacacacacacacacacacacacacacacacacacacacacacacacacacacacacacacacacacacacacacacacacacacacacacacacacacacacacacacacacacacacacacacacacacacacacacacacacacacacacacacacacacacacacacacacacacacacacacaacctgaaagTGTTGTTGTCCAGGATGAACTTTTTGACGGTCTGGACGGTTTTGGCGTCGATGCGTTCGGCCACCTGCAGCACTTCGAGCAGCTTGAACATGGAGATGAGGGGATGGAGCTTGATTCCCCGAGACGCCAACATCTCTACGGCGCCTTGCTCTCTGTCCATTAGTACAACGGCATCGGTCAcctacaacaaataaaagatttcAAAAGACAATTACAGCCGCGGTAACATTACTCTAGTACTTAATGGGCTCATATGACCTTTACTGTGATCATTCAAACAAAAGCAATCAACGATAGATCTTCATCATCGCCACTGTAATCTCTTCTGATAAAGCACCTTCAGGCCCTCTTTGTAGAGCACTTCAGCAGTGTCCAGGATGCTGCTGCCGGTGGTCACCGTGTCCTCGATGATCAGACATGTGTCCCCCTCTCGAAACGAGCCCTCCACCAGACGCTTGGTTCCTAGAGGGGGTCACATAAGGAGTCTCATCAGCCTTTTCCTGACAAACTTTCCCTCCGAAGGCGGACAGTTCTGCTGAGTCACAAGAACGCGTCAACCACACATGCATAGCCAGGTTAAGAAACAACCTATCAGGACGTTTTCTAGAATTGTCCTGTCGGTACTGAAGGGCCCAAGATGAGTCTAAGGTGTTCGAGCAGGTTTGCATTCAGGCCAATGTCCAGTGTTCTTTAAGAGAAACAATTCACTTATCTGAAGCCAGTTGAGACGCTTAATCAGCTATCTATCACACGGGTCAGAAAACTGCTCCTGCGTCGTCTTAGAAAACGTAGATATCATGTTGCCATTTGTGTAATCTGGGGTGTAACGGTGTCGTATAGGTTATGGTCTTTGACAGCTGAGAGAAAAGACTTGCTATAACATCACGATAAGAGTTGTAGCACTGGTGACCATTTTAACCCATCTCCTAATGGGAGAATATCATAATCTGGtctatatttgaaatatattctgttttttttttaatgatcttAGGCTCAGATCATACATAATAAGAGCTACAAATGGGACAATTAACCACAAACAACCCctcccaaaaacacacacacacacacacacaccatagtccttggcctccttcctcctgaTGAGCATGGGCAGTTCGTTCCTAGAACAGATGATCGTGGCCAAAGGCAGGGCTGTGTAGGGAACCCCACACACAGAGTCAAATTGTAGTCCCTCGTCTTGCACCCGCTGGTAGAGAAGACTTGACACCTGCACATTAAAACCAGAAAAGAACAGAAGCTTCAATGTGGCAGACTTGTAGGTGAGGGCCACATGTGTACACCCTATGAATTAGCTAGTGGTTAACGACTGACTGGTTGGAACGAAGTTTTTCTGAGATCTTCTAAAAGGTGATTAACTGCAACTTTTCAGTCGCTCCTCTATCACACGTGACGTAGTGTGTCCAGTTGCGGAGCGAGGCGGTACACGCACGTGTGTACCTGGTTCATGAGCGCTGGGTGGGACACCAGGACCCTCAGGTCGATGTAAATCGGCGTCAGCAGGCCGCTCTTCAGCGTGTACTCCCCGAACTTCACCCCGTTCACGTCGTGGAGCTTCAGGATTAAACTTTCGATGGATATGTTGTCCATCTCGTCTGTATTCCGGAGTTCCGTCGAAGTTGCAGCCTGGTCGGTCTTCGCGGCTTCCTCGGGAAAACAACACTTCCGCTCTGATTTCGTCAGAATAAAAGCATCACCATTCGGATGTTGTTCCGATATAccgtgttttttctctctcattaacAATCAACGACGGGTACTAAATCAGGTCTAGAAGTTCAGCTAAATATTTTAGGgcctttattgtttttgtttttttaggaagCCTGTATAGGCTAATGGGTGAAAAAGTAAGCTAACGTGCCAGCCTGCAGGAACTCGAGTGTCAATCCGTTTAAAGAGGTAGGTCCTCAATAGTCGACAAAGTACAcatcatatactatatataaaagTGGGGGTTATGGTGACAGGAAGAAAGTTACAGTACCGCCAGAAGAAAAGCAGATAGGCAATGTGTTATGTTTCTGGCATTAATTTAAGCGTTTTAGTGCACATTTTTACTCTTAAAATATTTCCCGCAAATCATATTCTGAAGGAAAGACGCGTTGACCGGAAACTAGGCAGAACCAATCAAACACAGAGATTCCACGACTCTACAGGAGAGAGTGAATTCCGGTGTATAATTTATTTggattttcagaataaaagcgcAGACCTTCCACGTGTCAAGGGCTTGTGGAATCTAAAAATCCTTTTTTgatagtgtatgaatgtatgtgagGTTGTTACAGGTTATGATCGATTTATATTTCCTCTGTCAATAAATTCAGatcttacaaaaaaacacaacctgtTGTTTCTTGTTCACCGTTCAAAACTAAAGTAGATCAGCTTCATTTAAGAAATGATCTGGAAAATATTCATTctcgacaaaaaaaagaaattgacatttggcttgtttttttcagtttattaaaaAGATTCAGTCCACAGTAGTTCAGATTTTGGCAcgaacaatataaaaacaagttAATCAAAAATAAAGTGTACACCCCAAAAAAGCATTGAACAAAATGCCTGAATAAAagggataaataaaagaaattaattaaaaaaagaaacaaaacaaaaaatacaaacatgtaattgaaatgcatttcacttggaaataaaaaaaggcacattttccAATTGGcctactttttttgttgttgttaaaataaCAGTTTCACTATTGGTCAGTCAGCTTTTGCTTTATAGATTTCATACCAAATCTACTTTTGAATTATCCACACTACAGATCACAGAATCACATCTACATGTTGACTTCAAGAGCCTATACTGAAATAATAGCAAGGCAACGTTTTGTAATACCAACTCAAAAGTAACAGTGCTTATCTTTTTTAGGAAAATTTGTCATTTTGGTAATCTAAAGAGAATTTAGTGACCCGTTGCTCTGCTCATCAAAATAGCAGGACACTGATGGCGGAGAGTCAGACAGGGCACTTGCAGTATTGTACAGCTTTTACCACTGTAATCTCTTCCATTCCAAAGAATGTTGattcaaattaataaaaactgTCTCGTGAAAATCTGACTGCCATATCTATCTCGGGCAGACAAGCTGAGAAAGGACAACTGTAAAAATACTATATGGCGATGGAGTTTCTCCATAATCTCCCACTCTGCTGATTTGGAGATgtctaaagagacaacaaatgCATTGTACCATTACCTAAATTCTTTCTTAATATTCATTCGTCACAGTGAGACTAACAATAATGGGGAATGTAACACATGTACAGTTATCAGGGAACATACTTTATAAAATCTGACACATTTGGTGTATTTTGTCTTGGTCAGATGAAGACAATGGTCATggaatgttttaaatgtttttgaaatacTCTTGAAAAGTCCCAACagtaaaaatacacaacaacactGCATCTGGTATGTGCGAGTGTGTCAACAGTTTGTTTAGG from Cyclopterus lumpus isolate fCycLum1 chromosome 21, fCycLum1.pri, whole genome shotgun sequence encodes:
- the umps gene encoding uridine 5'-monophosphate synthase isoform X2, with the translated sequence MREKKHGISEQHPNGDAFILTKSERKCCFPEEAAKTDQAATSTELRNTDEMDNISIESLILKLHDVNGVKFGEYTLKSGLLTPIYIDLRVLVSHPALMNQVSSLLYQRVQDEGLQFDSVCGVPYTALPLATIICSRNELPMLIRRKEAKDYGTKRLVEGSFREGDTCLIIEDTVTTGSSILDTAEVLYKEGLKVTDAVVLMDREQGAVEMLASRGIKLHPLISMFKLLEVLQVAERIDAKTVQTVKKFILDNNTFRKDDNGNGVPATKKACVEKNVELSYADRAKLPNVHPLASTLLKTMEEKRSNLCVSADVTSSEELLRLADSLGPTICMLKTHVDILKDYTVAFGQKLQALAEKHNFLIFEDRKFADIGNTVKRQYEGGLYQISSWSHIVNAHAVPGPGVVKGLSAVGKPLGRGCLLIAQMSSQGSLATGEYTQAVLTMAEEQSDFVIGFICGSKITKRPEFIHMTPGVQMQARGDGLGQQYSTPEEVVYSKGSDVIIVGRGILEAPDRLKAAESYRKSGWESYTKRLGQRGQ
- the umps gene encoding uridine 5'-monophosphate synthase isoform X1: MREKKHGISEQHPNGDAFILTKSERKCCFPEEAAKTDQAATSTELRNTDEMDNISIESLILKLHDVNGVKFGEYTLKSGLLTPIYIDLRVLVSHPALMNQVSSLLYQRVQDEGLQFDSVCGVPYTALPLATIICSRNELPMLIRRKEAKDYGTKRLVEGSFREGDTCLIIEDTVTTGSSILDTAEVLYKEGLKVTDAVVLMDREQGAVEMLASRGIKLHPLISMFKLLEVLQVAERIDAKTVQTVKKFILDNNTFRRKDDNGNGVPATKKACVEKNVELSYADRAKLPNVHPLASTLLKTMEEKRSNLCVSADVTSSEELLRLADSLGPTICMLKTHVDILKDYTVAFGQKLQALAEKHNFLIFEDRKFADIGNTVKRQYEGGLYQISSWSHIVNAHAVPGPGVVKGLSAVGKPLGRGCLLIAQMSSQGSLATGEYTQAVLTMAEEQSDFVIGFICGSKITKRPEFIHMTPGVQMQARGDGLGQQYSTPEEVVYSKGSDVIIVGRGILEAPDRLKAAESYRKSGWESYTKRLGQRGQ